One part of the Candidatus Poribacteria bacterium genome encodes these proteins:
- a CDS encoding cupin domain-containing protein, translating into MFIERAFEGGNEQKMNHGPGSKGSEFARRPFPDDIADTFVVWTRLQPNSAVGRHLQPTWELYYIVSGTGRFTLDDEEATVSAGDLLYTPGGSWHSIENTGNCELCIFVVGK; encoded by the coding sequence ATGTTCATCGAACGAGCGTTCGAGGGCGGCAACGAGCAGAAGATGAACCACGGTCCGGGCAGCAAGGGCTCGGAGTTCGCGCGTCGCCCATTCCCTGACGACATCGCCGACACATTCGTGGTCTGGACGCGACTGCAGCCCAACAGCGCCGTCGGGCGACACCTCCAACCGACATGGGAACTCTACTACATCGTCTCGGGAACTGGGCGATTCACGCTCGACGACGAGGAGGCGACGGTCAGCGCGGGCGATCTCCTCTACACGCCTGGCGGTTCCTGGCACAGCATCGAGAACACCGGCAACTGCGAGCTCTGCATTTTCGTGGTAGGCAAGTAG
- a CDS encoding ThuA domain-containing protein, producing the protein MTDILILTKTDQYHPSEALGVALMEWLKPYGSVRAEESHDKTVVTSDRLAQADILVTCVDWNAQAMTEEEGNALIRFVESGNTLVGIHGATAVSAERTRYIDLIGARVTHHSPYHEFPVVIRDKSHPITADMSDFKITDELYCMDRPIAGGTVLATAHWADKDEPMLYVRSQGKGKVIYNALGHDMKAYDNPAFRAFVLRSIEWAMNK; encoded by the coding sequence GTGACGGACATACTGATTCTCACGAAGACCGACCAGTACCATCCCTCCGAAGCCTTGGGCGTCGCCCTGATGGAGTGGCTGAAGCCCTACGGGTCCGTTCGTGCCGAGGAAAGCCACGACAAGACCGTTGTGACCAGCGACCGGCTGGCTCAGGCGGACATATTGGTCACGTGCGTCGACTGGAACGCTCAGGCGATGACCGAGGAGGAAGGGAACGCGTTGATCCGGTTCGTCGAGAGCGGCAATACGCTCGTGGGCATCCACGGAGCGACTGCCGTGTCTGCCGAGCGAACGCGCTACATCGACCTCATCGGCGCGCGGGTCACTCACCATTCACCGTACCATGAGTTCCCGGTGGTCATTCGGGACAAGTCCCATCCAATCACGGCGGACATGTCCGATTTCAAGATCACCGACGAGCTCTACTGCATGGATCGACCGATAGCCGGCGGAACCGTTCTCGCGACGGCGCACTGGGCGGACAAGGACGAGCCCATGCTCTACGTGAGATCTCAGGGCAAGGGCAAGGTCATCTACAACGCCCTGGGTCATGACATGAAGGCGTACGACAATCCCGCGTTCCGCGCGTTCGTGCTTCGCAGCATCGAGTGGGCGATGAACAAGTAG
- a CDS encoding Gfo/Idh/MocA family oxidoreductase, with protein MSPSQKCRVIEVGLGGRGADWAPVLHADERLEMVGGVDVNADIIAQHREKFGLAQSYYANSVASLVQRTPADFAVICAPSIYHPSLIDNALDAGLHVVVEKPFTVDFAEAKRVTEKAKQLGKQLVIAQNYRYWPNSKGMRDAIQAEHIGKPEYAIINHGFFASPHITVDSYMRRLRHMHAFEMSCHLFDLMRFIFGRNAVRIYGRTYDPSWSWYVNGGGMALASIEFEGGLHVEYHGSFVTTGPGDNHWSVEGAKGALLWTHFGKPRYRPAGQMYLDGKLVAGTGEGERELPVPDAARDLQAIVYETIEAAHGGPASQCRAEDNLNTLAICDAVARSSDSGAPVTVSA; from the coding sequence ATGTCACCGAGTCAGAAGTGTCGGGTCATCGAAGTCGGGCTGGGCGGCCGCGGCGCTGACTGGGCGCCCGTGCTCCACGCGGACGAGCGGCTCGAGATGGTGGGCGGCGTCGACGTGAACGCCGACATCATTGCGCAACACCGAGAGAAGTTCGGTCTGGCGCAGTCTTACTACGCAAACTCCGTCGCGTCGTTGGTGCAGCGCACACCCGCCGATTTTGCGGTGATCTGCGCTCCCAGCATCTACCATCCGTCGCTGATCGACAACGCGCTGGACGCAGGGCTGCATGTGGTCGTCGAGAAGCCATTCACCGTCGATTTCGCCGAAGCGAAGCGCGTGACGGAAAAGGCGAAGCAGCTCGGAAAGCAACTCGTCATCGCCCAGAACTACCGTTACTGGCCCAACTCCAAGGGCATGCGCGACGCGATCCAGGCGGAACACATCGGGAAGCCGGAGTACGCGATCATCAACCACGGCTTCTTCGCCAGCCCGCACATCACGGTCGATAGCTACATGCGTCGTCTCCGACACATGCACGCGTTCGAGATGAGCTGCCACCTGTTCGACCTGATGCGGTTCATCTTCGGCAGGAACGCCGTCCGCATCTACGGGCGGACGTACGATCCGAGCTGGTCTTGGTACGTAAACGGCGGCGGCATGGCGCTTGCCTCCATCGAGTTCGAGGGCGGATTGCATGTCGAGTACCACGGGTCGTTCGTCACGACGGGACCTGGGGACAACCACTGGTCGGTGGAGGGAGCCAAGGGCGCGTTGCTCTGGACGCACTTCGGCAAGCCGCGCTACCGTCCTGCCGGGCAAATGTACCTTGATGGGAAGCTCGTGGCAGGAACCGGCGAAGGCGAACGGGAGCTGCCGGTTCCCGATGCCGCGCGCGACCTGCAGGCGATTGTCTACGAGACGATCGAGGCGGCGCACGGCGGACCCGCGTCTCAGTGCCGCGCCGAGGACAACCTGAACACGCTGGCGATCTGCGATGCCGTCGCACGTTCGAGCGACAGTGGCGCGCCAGTCACCGTGTCGGCATAG
- a CDS encoding sugar phosphate isomerase/epimerase: MKIGFHTDAFTSVFWDIEKCLQWAKRNDVHYMECGVIDGVSWAHGLRYYPHIALWEDPLEMRRLLDKYDVQFANLDAAYPLSAREARTVAIPYVLNTVRYAKLIGCPNVDTTDGLFQRPDLSDSEALAYMKENYAEIMRIADAYEVNITIEPHGYYTTKPDFMAEMLDFVDSPFLKMNMDTGNTYIAGQDPVAFLRRFLPKVSHCHVKDVSAELAEAVRGKESGIAISYCAIGDGVNADNIRTCVSMLAQAGYDGVLCLESEGMGGPMLEKGLAWVRQVVADATSS, encoded by the coding sequence GTGAAGATCGGGTTCCACACCGACGCGTTCACGAGCGTGTTCTGGGACATCGAGAAGTGCCTGCAGTGGGCGAAGCGGAACGATGTCCACTACATGGAGTGCGGCGTCATCGACGGCGTGAGTTGGGCGCATGGTCTCCGCTACTACCCGCACATCGCGCTGTGGGAGGACCCGCTGGAGATGCGCCGCCTGCTGGACAAGTACGATGTCCAGTTCGCGAACCTCGACGCGGCGTATCCGCTCAGCGCGCGCGAAGCGCGCACCGTCGCCATACCGTATGTCCTCAACACGGTTCGGTATGCCAAGCTGATCGGGTGCCCGAACGTGGACACGACCGACGGTTTGTTCCAGCGTCCCGATCTGTCCGATTCCGAGGCGCTCGCCTACATGAAGGAGAACTATGCCGAGATCATGCGGATCGCGGACGCGTACGAGGTGAACATCACCATCGAGCCGCACGGCTATTACACGACGAAACCGGACTTCATGGCTGAGATGCTCGACTTCGTCGATAGCCCGTTCCTGAAGATGAACATGGATACGGGCAATACGTACATCGCAGGACAGGACCCGGTCGCGTTCCTGAGGCGGTTCCTGCCCAAGGTGAGCCACTGTCACGTCAAGGATGTCAGTGCCGAGCTCGCCGAGGCAGTGCGCGGCAAGGAATCCGGCATCGCGATCAGCTACTGCGCCATCGGCGACGGCGTCAACGCGGACAACATCCGTACGTGCGTGTCGATGCTGGCTCAGGCTGGCTATGATGGTGTGTTGTGCCTCGAGTCCGAGGGGATGGGCGGACCGATGCTGGAGAAGGGCTTGGCGTGGGTGCGCCAGGTGGTTGCCGACGCGACGAGTTCTTAG
- a CDS encoding glycoside hydrolase family 5 protein — protein MIALPLLMGAAIATTSTWIAVDWMGKEPEYPPGSLFWRTNEYARCPILYRTVLHIEDKPIEYAVFRASVAESTYVLLNGAQIASTNGATDALDVELTHLLRPGPNALVLSAGASGFALSGRIAYRDGSVTPITSGTSAWRAAKFAPLTLLEDEPCMRPDFDDGMWTTVHPTGKAAAALSDDDARAAARRMSEARLARWDEDARWRLGMLATKGIAVVDWEAHGWGGSGRLPAWVVDAARDALSPSKDRRPGELHELAEALCQFALLHDEANNMRYQAVGLSELGAATSDIDHCRNAASDLGAIVRDTEDAIRAGQIGRALDITAQGLHDASRARDGRLLNGLNTCLDNKFGWFNTLALLDNDVQRWGLRHDAQVYASPLSPAAHVTVSGRSFAIDEWDELQPWRVYNKPAATGPVNLWSVQSGAVVSRVPDSDGVVYDRSVHGALTENWVLLVSDLSRGGPLPTQLVFLTPPERIIFTSGEKGTRAVTVEFANDSAELFVLRPLKEWRGLLGQARTMTQIPLDQRAADPYIKSCRLWSRAVLEYPIEFSEAFLREPEGGALRIADVYGYRTYRDAWETEPLRLAPLPPLASYGLLTGYPGIEIHSPSQVLGSLGDWGDFVAVVDSDRIVYRVPLDSIKRFAGFTSYCFGPTDIGEPGSRTEVDTVRRIGANSFRPQHNQTGERAMRTLMWAWERGLQNVFNTDEKWVPDVVEHYRTLARQCKDLPPDAVAYDLLNEPETREPRSYGALIKKITNVIREVDKTHLIYVEAMPEWGPGAKPFPKGAFETLEPTGDPLTVYSFHDYEFRLPPLWPNEERDIRDILTRWIPAFRYAIDHRVPIHLGEFGGLEQTDQDVYSNHCALAVMADFFRIFDAFGWHFHYYSNRGTVRVRGDGSLQESLVQAAFRRYAARGTLNANR, from the coding sequence ATGATCGCTTTGCCACTGCTCATGGGCGCAGCCATCGCCACGACATCCACATGGATCGCGGTCGACTGGATGGGGAAAGAGCCGGAGTACCCTCCAGGCTCTCTCTTCTGGCGGACCAATGAGTACGCTCGGTGTCCGATCCTCTATCGCACTGTGCTGCACATCGAGGACAAGCCTATCGAGTACGCGGTCTTCCGAGCCAGCGTCGCTGAGTCGACCTACGTGCTGCTCAACGGCGCACAGATCGCGTCGACGAACGGGGCGACCGATGCGCTCGACGTCGAGCTGACCCATCTGCTGCGCCCGGGCCCCAACGCGCTAGTCCTCAGCGCGGGAGCATCCGGCTTCGCGTTGAGCGGCAGGATCGCCTACCGCGACGGGTCCGTCACGCCGATCACATCGGGCACTTCTGCGTGGCGAGCCGCCAAGTTCGCGCCCCTCACGCTGCTCGAAGACGAGCCCTGCATGCGTCCCGACTTCGACGACGGCATGTGGACGACCGTCCATCCGACGGGCAAAGCGGCGGCAGCACTGTCCGACGACGACGCTCGAGCCGCCGCGCGACGGATGTCCGAGGCGCGGCTAGCGCGGTGGGATGAGGACGCGCGGTGGCGGCTCGGGATGCTTGCGACGAAGGGAATCGCCGTTGTCGACTGGGAAGCGCACGGTTGGGGCGGTTCAGGACGGCTTCCGGCGTGGGTCGTCGACGCGGCACGTGACGCGCTGTCACCGTCCAAGGACCGACGACCGGGCGAACTCCACGAGCTTGCCGAAGCCCTCTGCCAGTTCGCTCTGTTACACGACGAGGCGAACAACATGCGGTACCAGGCAGTCGGGCTGAGCGAGCTCGGTGCAGCAACGTCGGACATCGACCATTGCCGCAACGCGGCGTCGGACCTCGGCGCAATCGTCCGCGACACGGAAGACGCGATCCGAGCAGGACAGATTGGACGCGCTCTGGACATCACAGCGCAAGGTCTGCACGATGCGTCTCGAGCGCGAGACGGTCGGCTCCTGAACGGTCTGAACACGTGTCTGGACAACAAGTTCGGTTGGTTCAACACACTGGCGCTGCTGGACAACGACGTGCAGCGCTGGGGACTGCGGCATGACGCCCAGGTGTACGCGAGTCCGTTGTCGCCCGCTGCCCACGTCACGGTCTCCGGCAGGTCGTTCGCCATCGACGAGTGGGACGAGCTGCAGCCTTGGCGCGTCTACAACAAGCCCGCAGCGACCGGACCTGTCAACCTGTGGTCAGTGCAGAGCGGAGCCGTCGTAAGCCGCGTTCCAGATTCCGATGGCGTCGTCTATGATCGTTCCGTCCACGGCGCGTTGACGGAGAACTGGGTTCTGCTCGTCAGCGACTTGTCGCGCGGCGGACCCTTGCCGACGCAGCTCGTGTTCCTGACGCCGCCTGAGCGGATCATCTTCACGAGTGGTGAAAAGGGAACACGTGCGGTCACTGTCGAGTTCGCCAATGACAGTGCTGAGCTGTTCGTGCTGCGGCCGCTGAAGGAATGGCGAGGCCTACTCGGACAGGCGCGCACGATGACTCAGATACCACTCGACCAGCGAGCTGCCGACCCGTACATCAAGAGCTGTCGGCTCTGGTCGCGTGCGGTCCTTGAATACCCTATCGAGTTCAGCGAAGCGTTCCTACGCGAGCCAGAAGGCGGTGCGCTGAGGATTGCCGACGTCTACGGCTACCGCACGTACCGCGACGCGTGGGAAACGGAGCCCCTTCGGCTCGCGCCGCTGCCGCCTCTCGCGAGCTACGGTCTCCTGACCGGTTACCCAGGCATCGAGATCCACAGTCCGTCGCAGGTGCTTGGGTCACTGGGCGACTGGGGCGATTTCGTGGCAGTGGTCGACAGCGATCGAATCGTGTATCGAGTCCCTCTCGACTCCATCAAACGGTTCGCCGGTTTCACGTCCTACTGCTTCGGGCCGACGGACATCGGCGAGCCCGGGAGCCGCACCGAGGTCGACACGGTTCGGCGCATCGGAGCCAACAGCTTCCGACCACAGCACAACCAAACCGGCGAACGCGCCATGCGCACGCTCATGTGGGCGTGGGAGCGCGGGTTGCAGAACGTCTTCAACACGGACGAGAAGTGGGTGCCTGACGTCGTCGAGCACTATCGGACGCTGGCGCGCCAGTGCAAGGACCTGCCGCCCGACGCCGTGGCGTACGACCTGCTGAACGAACCGGAGACGCGCGAGCCGCGTTCATACGGTGCGTTGATCAAGAAGATCACGAACGTGATCCGCGAAGTGGACAAGACGCACCTCATCTACGTCGAGGCGATGCCGGAATGGGGACCAGGGGCAAAACCGTTCCCGAAGGGAGCCTTCGAGACCTTGGAGCCGACGGGCGATCCGCTCACGGTCTACAGCTTTCACGACTACGAGTTCCGGTTGCCACCTCTCTGGCCCAACGAGGAGCGAGACATCCGCGACATCCTCACACGCTGGATCCCAGCGTTCCGGTACGCCATCGACCATCGCGTTCCCATTCATCTGGGCGAGTTCGGCGGTCTCGAACAGACGGATCAGGATGTCTACTCGAACCACTGCGCGCTGGCGGTCATGGCGGACTTCTTCCGCATCTTCGACGCGTTCGGATGGCACTTCCACTACTATTCGAACCGAGGAACGGTGCGCGTTCGTGGCGATGGGAGCTTGCAGGAGAGCCTCGTTCAGGCGGCGTTCCGTCGGTACGCCGCGCGCGGAACGCTCAACGCGAACCGGTAG
- a CDS encoding DUF1232 domain-containing protein, with protein MFGPPGGSGAPKWLRHLYHLPNYGRLVVRLWRDPRVPIYRKGIPAIFAIISACVGMVYFLAKVDLIPDFFPFIGSADDLAVLLVLVFAPGAWLFIRLAPRDILEEHVREINESSRRGPMW; from the coding sequence ATGTTCGGACCTCCGGGAGGCTCAGGTGCGCCGAAGTGGCTGCGACACCTGTATCACTTGCCCAACTACGGCCGCCTCGTCGTGCGCCTCTGGCGCGACCCTCGCGTTCCCATCTACCGGAAGGGCATTCCCGCGATATTCGCCATCATTAGCGCATGTGTGGGGATGGTCTACTTCCTGGCGAAGGTCGATCTGATTCCCGACTTCTTCCCGTTCATCGGGTCGGCTGACGACCTCGCCGTGCTGCTGGTGCTCGTCTTCGCGCCGGGCGCGTGGCTCTTCATCCGGCTTGCGCCTCGAGACATCCTTGAAGAACACGTGCGCGAGATCAACGAGAGCTCGCGTCGGGGTCCGATGTGGTAG
- a CDS encoding sugar phosphate isomerase/epimerase encodes MRLGLRTPIPDGTLREKAMFVRRAGFGGIELGPEYNDMPTDDILRELDGTGVGVSAIVGTVKLLDPDPAVRRDGVRREHDRLRVGRDLGASAMVEVPVFGRPRFDDLPAGKSPDDYVREVLIRELQELAPTVEETGVTMLIEPLSRHETRFMNRLEQAAAILDEVGCPGIRILADFYHMNLEERDIASAIRAAGKHIGYVHVVDSNRREPGAGHTDFRSPFGALKSVGYDGWLVIESGIVGVEDGKLLVDIPDQPGETLARARRYVEAIWENAHA; translated from the coding sequence ATGCGACTAGGTCTGCGCACCCCGATACCGGACGGCACGTTGCGCGAGAAGGCGATGTTCGTGCGGCGGGCTGGCTTCGGCGGGATCGAGCTCGGTCCCGAATACAACGACATGCCCACGGATGACATTCTGCGCGAACTCGACGGAACCGGCGTCGGCGTGTCTGCCATCGTGGGAACCGTGAAGCTGCTCGACCCGGACCCCGCCGTTCGCCGCGATGGCGTGCGCCGGGAGCACGATCGACTTCGCGTCGGCAGGGACCTGGGTGCGTCGGCGATGGTCGAAGTACCGGTGTTCGGACGCCCCCGCTTCGACGATCTGCCAGCCGGGAAGTCGCCCGACGACTACGTCCGCGAAGTGCTCATCCGGGAGCTCCAGGAACTCGCGCCGACCGTCGAGGAGACCGGCGTGACGATGCTCATCGAGCCCCTGAGCCGTCACGAGACGCGGTTCATGAACCGGCTCGAACAGGCAGCGGCGATCCTCGATGAAGTCGGATGCCCCGGCATCAGGATTCTCGCCGACTTCTACCACATGAATCTTGAAGAGCGGGATATCGCCTCGGCGATCCGCGCGGCGGGAAAGCACATCGGGTACGTCCATGTGGTCGATAGCAACCGTCGGGAACCCGGAGCCGGGCACACCGACTTCCGGTCGCCGTTCGGGGCGCTCAAGTCGGTCGGGTACGACGGCTGGCTGGTGATCGAGAGCGGCATCGTCGGTGTCGAAGACGGCAAGCTCCTGGTCGACATTCCCGACCAGCCCGGGGAGACGCTCGCACGGGCGCGCCGATACGTCGAGGCGATCTGGGAGAACGCGCACGCCTAG